From Crateriforma spongiae, a single genomic window includes:
- a CDS encoding alanine racemase, with product MNYQPQRSWRGDRWSSLDLSVVSDLPTPALLWDVEAIAANLERMIDVAGGPDQVDRLCPHVKTHKSRDVTAMQVDRGIRSFKASTVAEAAMAAEARAADVLLAHPLVGPKAEAVVRLARQYPATRFAGIIDNLESIDRLVPTIQSNEMVLDVHIDVDVGMHRTGVPLGDELDQLRSRIIASKSLHYAGLHVYDGHLHQASRRQRNDSARVILDQIRSDLDRHPTETIIVGGSPNFEFWAAQTSSTCGADTGTNTRWRLSPGTTVLWDIGYAEQYSEADFQIAAALLTRVVSRPGSDLLCLDIGTKAVASEMAIADRFVLPAIADATIVAHNEEHAVIRTDRRSDFAIGQPLVALPRHICPSVCRYPNAHLIRDGRITHDRWTITARDRWPSDW from the coding sequence ATGAATTACCAACCGCAACGATCGTGGCGTGGCGACCGCTGGTCAAGCCTAGACCTATCGGTGGTGTCCGACTTGCCGACGCCGGCATTGTTGTGGGATGTCGAGGCGATTGCTGCGAACCTGGAACGCATGATCGACGTTGCGGGCGGACCGGACCAGGTGGATCGCCTGTGCCCTCACGTGAAAACCCATAAGTCGCGTGATGTCACGGCAATGCAAGTGGACCGAGGCATCCGGTCTTTCAAAGCGTCCACCGTTGCCGAAGCCGCCATGGCCGCCGAGGCTCGTGCGGCCGATGTGTTGTTGGCGCATCCACTGGTTGGCCCCAAGGCCGAGGCGGTGGTTCGACTGGCCCGACAGTATCCCGCAACGCGTTTTGCGGGGATCATCGACAACTTGGAAAGCATCGATCGGTTGGTACCAACGATTCAGTCGAACGAGATGGTTCTGGATGTCCACATCGATGTCGACGTTGGCATGCACCGAACCGGAGTGCCCCTTGGAGACGAATTGGACCAATTACGGTCGCGCATCATCGCATCGAAATCACTGCATTACGCCGGACTGCACGTCTATGACGGCCATTTGCACCAAGCCAGTCGCCGACAGCGAAATGATTCCGCTCGCGTGATCCTGGATCAAATCCGGTCCGACCTGGATCGACATCCCACCGAAACAATCATCGTCGGCGGTTCACCCAACTTTGAATTCTGGGCGGCTCAAACCAGTTCAACCTGCGGTGCAGACACCGGAACCAACACGCGCTGGCGATTGAGTCCTGGAACGACAGTGCTGTGGGACATCGGCTATGCCGAACAGTACAGCGAAGCGGACTTCCAAATCGCCGCGGCATTGCTGACGCGAGTGGTCAGTCGTCCAGGATCGGATCTGCTTTGTTTGGACATCGGCACCAAAGCCGTCGCATCGGAAATGGCGATCGCCGACCGCTTCGTCTTGCCCGCAATTGCCGACGCAACCATCGTCGCACACAACGAAGAACACGCGGTGATTCGGACCGACCGCCGATCCGATTTTGCAATCGGCCAACCCTTGGTTGCTTTGCCCAGGCACATTTGTCCCAGCGTTTGTCGCTATCCCAACGCTCATCTGATTCGCGACGGTCGCATCACCCATGACCGATGGACGATCACCGCACGTGATCGCTGGCCGTCAGATTGGTGA